The following coding sequences lie in one Micromonospora sp. R77 genomic window:
- a CDS encoding response regulator transcription factor, whose product MTEGTAPKRPVRILLADDQPLLRTGFRMVLGIEDDLDIVAEAGDGAEAVELSRRLLPDVVLMDIRMPRMDGVAATQAIVDARLPVRVLILTTFDLDEYVVGALRAGASGFLAKDVPAEDLVTAIRTVAAGEAVVAPRILKRLLDRFADVLPDPSAGPPKALGTLTEREREVLVQVARGLSNAEIARALSVSETTIKTHVGHVLTKLGLRDRVQAVVLAYETGLVRPGG is encoded by the coding sequence ATGACCGAGGGCACGGCACCGAAGCGGCCGGTGCGGATCCTGCTCGCCGACGACCAGCCGCTGCTGCGGACCGGCTTCCGGATGGTGTTGGGCATCGAGGACGACCTGGACATCGTGGCGGAGGCCGGCGACGGCGCGGAGGCGGTCGAGCTGTCCCGCCGGCTGCTGCCGGACGTGGTGCTGATGGACATCCGGATGCCGCGGATGGACGGGGTGGCCGCGACCCAGGCGATCGTCGACGCCCGCCTGCCGGTGCGGGTGCTGATCCTGACCACCTTCGACCTGGACGAGTACGTGGTGGGCGCGCTGCGGGCCGGGGCGAGCGGCTTCCTGGCCAAGGACGTCCCGGCGGAGGACCTGGTCACCGCGATCCGGACCGTCGCCGCCGGCGAGGCGGTGGTCGCGCCGCGCATCCTCAAGCGCCTGCTGGACCGGTTCGCCGACGTGCTGCCCGATCCTTCGGCGGGGCCGCCGAAGGCGCTCGGCACGCTCACCGAACGGGAACGGGAGGTGCTGGTGCAGGTCGCCCGGGGTTTGTCCAACGCCGAGATCGCGCGGGCACTGTCGGTCAGCGAGACGACGATCAAGACGCACGTGGGGCACGTGCTGACCAAGCTGGGGCTGCGGGACCGGGTCCAGGCGGTCGTGCTGGCGTACGAGACGGGCCTGGTTCGGCCGGGCGGCTGA
- a CDS encoding ABC transporter ATP-binding protein, translating into MTATVGQQAQAAARASDVWKVYGSGEAQVAALRGVSAEFERGRFTAIMGPSGSGKSTLMHCLAGLDSVTKGTVAIGDTTVTGLGDAGLTKLRRDKVGFIFQQFNLLPTLTAEENILLPLSIAGRRPDRAWYDTVIDTVGLRDRLGHRPAQLSGGQQQRVACARALVSRPEVIFADEPTGNLDSRSGAEVLNFLRNSVREHGQTIVMVTHDPTAAAYADRVVFLADGQIVSELIEPTADTVLDTMKKLDTPAEVSN; encoded by the coding sequence GTGACGGCGACGGTAGGCCAGCAGGCGCAGGCCGCGGCCCGGGCCAGCGACGTGTGGAAGGTGTACGGCAGCGGCGAGGCCCAGGTGGCCGCGCTGCGCGGGGTGAGCGCGGAGTTCGAACGCGGCCGATTCACCGCGATCATGGGGCCGTCCGGCTCCGGCAAGTCGACGCTGATGCACTGCCTGGCCGGCCTCGACTCGGTCACCAAGGGCACCGTGGCGATCGGCGACACCACCGTGACGGGGCTCGGCGACGCCGGGCTGACGAAGCTGCGCCGCGACAAGGTGGGCTTCATCTTCCAGCAGTTCAACCTGCTGCCGACGCTGACCGCGGAGGAGAACATCCTGCTGCCCCTGTCGATCGCCGGCCGCAGGCCCGACCGGGCCTGGTACGACACGGTGATCGACACGGTGGGCCTGCGGGACCGGCTCGGGCACCGCCCGGCGCAGCTCTCCGGCGGCCAGCAACAGCGGGTCGCCTGCGCCCGGGCGCTGGTCTCCCGCCCCGAGGTGATCTTCGCCGACGAGCCGACCGGCAACCTGGACTCCCGCTCCGGCGCGGAGGTGCTGAACTTCCTGCGCAACTCGGTCCGTGAGCACGGCCAGACCATCGTGATGGTGACCCACGACCCGACCGCCGCCGCGTACGCCGACCGGGTGGTCTTCCTCGCCGACGGGCAGATCGTCTCCGAGCTGATCGAGCCGACCGCCGACACGGTGCTGGACACCATGAAGAAGCTGGACACCCCGGCCGAGGTGAGCAACTGA